Within Protaetiibacter intestinalis, the genomic segment GGCGCCCGCACCATCCCGACCCAGTTCGACGACCCGAGCCTCTCGGCCGTCGTCGTCGGAACCTCCTACTTCGACCCGGCCCAGGGCGTCACCAAGGAGGACGCGCTCTTCCTCGACGACTCGCTCGACGAGAAGAACCTGCCGTACATCAACGTCGTCGCGGTGAACTCCGACGACGTCGACAACCCGGCCTGGGCGATCCTCAAGGAGGCGTACGCCGACCCGCGCGTCGCCGACGCCCTCGAGGAGGAGTACTTCGGCAACACGATCCTCGTGGACGTGCCCGTCGAGAAGCTCCGCTCCAAGCTCGCCGAGCTGCAGAAGTCGGCGGAGCAGAACAAGTAGCACCCGCTGAGCGGGGCCGACTCGGACACGATCCGGGCGGCCCCGCCTCGGCATGAACACGCAGGAACCGGCATGAGGAGGACCCACCCATGACCACCGCCATCACCTTCGACCAGGTCTCGAAGAGCTTCCAGACGAAGGGGCGCACCTTCGAGGCGTTGCGCGACGTCGACCTCACGATCGAGGCGGGCGAGATCTACGGCATCGTCGGCTACTCGGGCGCGGGCAAGTCGACCCTGCTGCGCACGATCAACGCGCTCGAGCGGCCGACGAGCGGGCGGGTGCTGGTCGGTGGACGCGAGATCTCGAGCCTCACCGGCCCGGAGCTGTACCGCGCCCGGCAGCGCATCGGCATGATCTTCCAGCAGTTCAACCTGCTGCGCTCGCGCACCGTCTACCGGAACGTCGCCTACCCGCTCGCCCTCGCCGGCGTCGGCAAGGAGGAGACCCTCGACCGCGTCGAGGAGCTGCTCGACTTCGTCGGCCTCACCGACAAGGCACTCGCCTACCCCTCGCAGCTCTCCGGCGGCCAGAAGCAGCGCGTCGGCATCGCGCGCGCCCTCGCCACCCGCCCCGACATCCTCATCTCCGACGAGGCCACGAGCGCACTCGACCCGCAGACCACGGGCGAGGTGCTCGAGCTGCTGCAGCGGGTCAACGCCGAGTACGGCGTCACGATCGTGCTCGTCACCCACGAGATCGACGTGATCCGCCGCATCGCCGACAAGGTCGCCGTGATGGATGCCGGCCGCGTCGTCGAACACGGTGCGGTCTACGAGGTGTTCTCGAACCCGCAGAACCCCACGACGCAGCGCTTCGTCTCCTCGGTGCTGCACCACGTGCCGTCGGCCGAGACGCTCGCCGCCATCCGCGCCGTGCACCACGGGCGGATCGTGCAGCTGCACGTCGAGAACCGCGAGTCCAACGACCCCTTTCTCTCGCGTGTCGCGCGGGCGCACGGGGTCGACTTCAACATCGTCTACGGGGGTGTGGACGAGCTGCAGTCGCGCCTGTTCGGCAGCCTCACCGTCGAGCTGCTGGGCGACAACGCCTCGGTGGATGCGGCGCTCGCCGAGCTCGGCGAGACGACCTCCGTGCGCGAGATCACCGACCGGGAGGCAGTCCATGCGTGAGTTCGACCTCGAGGCGTTCCTGCCCCGGTTCTGGAAGGCGCTCGGCGAGACGCTCGTCATGACGGGCGTCTCGTTCGCGGCGGCGGCCGTCATCGGCATCCTGCTGGCGCTGTGGCTCTACGCCTCGCGCCCCGGCAACCTGCTCGAGAACCGCGTCGTCTACGCGGTGCTCAACTTCGTCATCAACCTCGTGCGGCCGGTGCCGTTCCTCATCGTGGCGATCGCGCTCGTGGGTGTCACCCGGCTCGTGTTCGGCACCGGCTTCGGCCCCCTGGCCGCGACGCTGCCGCTCACGATCGTCGCGAGCGTGGCGATCGCGCGCGTCATCGAGACGAACCTCGTCGCGGTCGACGCGGGTGCCGTCGAGGCGGGCGCGGCGATGGGCGCGAGCCCCGTGCGCGTGCTCTTCACGATCGTCATCCCGGAGTCGCTCGGGCCGATGATCCTCGGCCTGACCTACATCGTCGTCGCCCTCGTCGACGCGACCGCGGTCGCCGGCACGCTCGGGGGCGGCGGGCTCGGCTACCTCGCCCTCAACTACGGGTGGGCGCGGTTCGACTACACCGTCATCTGGATCGTGGTCATCGCGCTGGTCGTGCTCGTGCAGGGACTCCAGGCGATCGGCAACCGGATCGCGCGGAGCGTGATGCATTGAGCGCCGCCTTCGACGAGGCCGCCTTCGAGGCGTTCCTCGACAGCATCCGCACGACCGCCGCCGAGCGCGAGCGCGAGCGGCGGCTGCTCGGCCCGCAGCTCGCCGAGCTGCGCGAGCTCGGCTTCACGACCCTGCGGGTGCCCGCCGAGCGAGGGGGAGACCCCGTGTCGCTCGAGCGGCTCTTCGCCCTGCTCATCCGGCTCGCCGCCGCCGACCCGAGCCTCGCCCACATCCAGCGCGGACACCTCGCCTTCGTCGAGTCGCTGCGCGTGCAGGGTGCGGATGCGCCGCAGCTGTGGTGGGATCGCGTGCTCGCCGGCGACTTCGTCGGCAACGCGCAGTCGGAGCGCCAGGAGACCGCACGGCTCGAGACCCGCATCTCGCGCGACGGAGACGAGCTGCGCCTCAGCGGCACGAAGTACTACACGACGGGCTCGATCTACGCCGACTGGATCCACCTCTCCGCCCTCGACGGCGACGAGCGGGTCGGCGTGACCGTCTCGGCCCACCAGGACGGCGTGCGGTCGGTCGACGACTGGGACGGCTTCGGCCAGCCCCTCACCGGCTCCGGCACGACCACCTTCGATGCCGCCCGCATCGACGCGGACGACATCGTGCCGCCGCAGACGGATGCCGCCCGCTGGCACCACCTCGGCTCGGTGTACCAGCTGACGCTGCTCGCCGTCATCGCGGGGATCGCGCAGCGCGCCCTCGACGACACGGTCGACTTCGTCCGCCCCAGACGCCGCACCTTCGGGTTCGCCGGCGAGACGCTGCCGCGCGAGGACCCGCTCGTGCAGCTCGTCGTCGGCGAACTGAGCGTCGCCGCCGCGACCGCCCGGCGTCTCGTGCTGTCGGTTGCCGCCGAGCTCGGGCGGGCGACCGACGGCGAGGTGGATGCCGGGGAGCTGCAGGAGCTCCAGCTCGAGGTGTTCCGCCTGCAGGAGGTCGTGCCCGCGCTCGTGCTCGACGCGACCACGCGGCTGTTCGAGGTGGGCGGCGCCTCCGCGGTCGGCGCGGGTCCGGCGCTCGACCGGCACTGGCGGAACGTGCGCACCATCGCCTCCCACAACCCCGTGATCCAGCGCACGCGCGCCGTCGGCCAGTGGGAGCTGAACGGCACGCTGCCCGACTGGAAGGCGCCCGGCGCATGACCGAACTGGCAGGACTCGAGGTCGGGGAGCAGGGCTTCGGCGGCATGGCGCTCGCCGAGGTGTACGGCCCGACCGACGAGGCGAGCGCCCTCGCCACCCTGCACCACGCGCTCGACGCGGGCATCCGCCTCATCGACACGGCGGATGTGTACGGCGCCGGCTCCAACGAGCGCCTCGTCGGGCGGGTGCTGCGCGAACGGCGGGACGAGGTGGTGCTCGCCACCAAGTTCGGCTTCCTGCGCGACCCGGCGCCGGGCGGGCCGCGGTTCCGCGGCGATCCCGCCTACGTGCGCGAGGCCGTGCAGGGGAGCCTCGGCCGGCTCGGGGTCGAGCGCATCGAGCTGTACTACTACCACCGCGTCGACCCCCGGGTGCCGATCGAGGAGACGGTCGGCGCCCTCGCCGAACTCGTGGCCGAGGGCGTCGTCGAGCGCATCGGGCTCTCCGAGGTGACGGCTGCCGAGCTCGAACGCGCCCACGCCGTGCACCCGATCACGGCGGTGCAGTCGGAGTGGTCGATCTGGAGTCGCGACGTCGAGACCGCGGTCATCCCGACGGCGGCGCGACTCGGGGTGGGCTTCGTCGCCTACTCGCCGCTCGGACGCGGCTTCCTCGTCTCGCCGGTGACGCAGCTGCCCGAGGGCGACCTGCGCCGCAACTTCCCGCGCTTCGACGCCGAGCGTCTCGCCGCGAACGCCCCCATCGGCGAGACGGTGCGCGCGGTCGCGGAGGCCGAGGGCATCACGCCCGCCCAGCTCGCGCTCGCCTGGCTCGGCGAGCAGGGTCGCGCGCTCGGCGTCGACGTCGTGCCGATCCCGTCGACCAGGCGTCCGGAGCGCATCGACGAGAACCTCGCGGCGTCCGGCATCCGCCTGAGCGCCGCCGCGCTCGCCGCCCTCGAACCGCTCGGCGCGCGCGTCGCGGGCGACCGCGCCCGGCACGTCGGCGACATCTCGCAGGGCCGTGAGCGCACCGAGGCCGCCGGATGAGCGGGCTCGTCGCCCGCTTCGCCCCCGTCTTCGACGAGGTGGGCGCCGAGGCGGTGGCGCGCGAGCACGAACGGCGGCTGCCGTACGCCGAGGTCGAGCGCTTGCGGGAGGCGGGCTTCACGCGCGTCACGCTGCCGCGCGAGCACGGCGGCGACGCGGCCGACCACGCGGAGCTCTTCGAACTGCTCGCCGAGCTCGCCCGCCGCGACCCGAACCTCGCGCAGCTGTTCCGATCGCACTTCTCCTTCATCGACCGCACCCTGCACGCCCCGGCCTCTGCCACCCGCGAGGCGCGGCTCGCCCTGCTCGCGGACGGCGCCATCCACGGCAACGCGACGTTCGAGAAGGGCACCGCGAAGGTCGGCGGCTACGACACGCGCCTCACCTCCGACGGCGACGGCCTGCGGCTCGACGGCCGCAAGTTCTACTCCACGGGCACGCTCTTCGCCGACCTCGTCTCGGTGCTCGCCGACCGCGAGGGCACCCCGGTGGGCGTGCTCGTGCGCACGGATGCGGCGGGCGTCGCGCGTCTCGACGACTGGGACGGCTTCGGCCAGCGGATGACCGGATCCGGGACGACCGTGTTCGAGGGGGTGCGGGTGCGCGATGCCGACGTGCTCGAACGCGACGATCGGCCCACCCATGCCGGCCCCTTCGTGCAGCTCGTGCTGCTGGCCGTGCTCGCCGGGATCGGGCGTGCCGTCGTCGACGACGGCGTGCGCTTCGTGCGGGCCCGCACGCGGAGCTACTCGCACGCGGTCGCCGCCCTGCCGCGCGAGGATCCCATCGTGCAGGAGACCGTGGGCGAGCTTTCGGCGGCGTCGTTCGCCGCGGATGCCGCCCTCGCCCACGCGGTCGCCGCCCTGCGGCGCTCGAGCGCGGCGATCCTCGCGGACGCGCCCGACGACGAGCAGCGCGCCCGGGTGGACGACGCCGAACTCGCCATGACCCGTGCACAGCTCGTCGTCATCCCGAACGTGCTGCGGGCCGCCACCGAGCTGTTCGAGGTGGGCGGCGCGAGCGCCGTCTCGACCGGCCTCGCCCTCGACCGCCACTGGCGCAACGCGCGCACCGTGGCATCCCACAACCCCGCGCGCTTCAAGGCGCGCAACGTCGGCGACCACCTCGTGAACGGCACCCCCGTGGTGTCGTGGTGGACCAACGGCGAGAGCTAGGAAGAGACCCGTGCCCGAGAAGAAGCAGCTCATCCTCAACCTGTTCGAGATGAACACGGTGAGCCACATCACCCACGGCCTGTGGACGCTGCCCGGCAACAACCGGCACCGCTTCGACGACATCTCCTACTGGCTCGAACTCGCGCAGCTGCTCGAGGACGGCGGCTTCCACGGGGTGTTCCTCGCGGATGTCGTGGGCGCCTACGACACCTTCCGCGGCGGCTTCGAGACGGCCGCCCGCGAGGGGCTGCAACTGCCCTCGAACGACCCGCTGCTCGTCATCCCGGCGATGGCCGCCGTCACCCGCCACCTCGGCTTCGGGGTCACCTTCTCGACGAGCTACGAGCCGCCGTTCACCTTCGCGCGGCGCATGTCGACCCTCGACCACCTCACCCGCGGGCGCGTCGGCTGGAACATCGTCACCTCCTACCTGCCGAACGCCGCCCGCAACTTCGGGCTCGACGACGAGATCCCGCACGACCGCCGCTACGAGATCGCCGACGAGTTCCTCGACGTCGTCTACAAGCTGTGGGAGGGCTCCTGGGACGACGACGCGATCGTCGCGGATGCGGCGCGCGGCGTCTACGCGGACCCGGCGAAGGTGCGCTACATCGACCACGTGGGCGAGAACTTCCGCGTCGCGGGCCCGCACCTGAGCGCCCCCTCGCCGCAGCGCACCCCCGTGCTCTACCAGGCCACCGGCTCGCCCGCCGGCATCGAGTTCGCGGGGCGGCACGCCGAGCTCGTCTTCACGGGCGGCCGCAGTGCCGCGGACTTCCGGGCGAACGCGGCGCGGATGCGGGAGGCCGCCGTGCGCCACGGACGCGACGGATCGGACCTGCGCTTCGTCGTGCAGGCGGGCGTCGTGGTCGGCCGCACCGAGGAGGAGGCCGCCGACCGCTGGCGGCTGTACCAGGAGCGCACGAGCATCGACGGCATCCTCGCGCACAGCAGCTTCCCGATCGACCTGCCCGCGCTGCCGCCGGAGCAGACCATCGGTGCGGCACTCGACGCCGCGGGCGTGCCGCACTCGGCGGTGCCGTACCTCGCGCCCGACACGACCGTGGGGGAGGCGCTCGCCACCGTGCGCACCTCCCGCGAGGGGCGGTACTTCGTAGCGGGCACGCCGGAGGTGGTGGCCGACGAGATCGAGCGCTGGCTCGACGAGGACGGGGTCGACGGCATCAACCTGCGGCAGTACCACTCCTTCGACACCGCCCGCGATTTCGCCGAACTCGTCGTGCCGGAGCTCCGCCGCCGCGGCCGGCTCGCCGAGCGTCCGGCCGAGCCGCGCACCCTGCGCGAGACGCTCTTCGGTGCGGGCCCCCGGCTGCCCGACGCGCATCCGGCCCGGCGCTACCGCGGCGGTGCCGCCCTCGAGGTGCCGCGCGAGGCGCTGCGGTTCGGGTAGCCCCGCAACCCCCTTGCCAAGCGGCGCCGACAGGCGTGCACTGGTGTCATGAACGATTCAGCGCAGAACGTGCAGGATCACCCCCTCGACGAGTCGACCGGCGTGCATCCCCAGCATTTCGACGCCGACGGCTACGTCGTCGGCCAGCCCCACCACACGAGCGTCTCGCGCGACGAGCTCGGCTCGCTCGTGCCCCCGGGCACCGACACCGCCATCCCCGTGATCGCCGCACCACCGTCGAGCCCGGTGACCTGAGCGCGCGCGGGCGCTGATCCGCCCGTATCGTGAGGGCGTGGAGCCTCTCGACCCCGTCATCGCCACCGTCGTCATCCTGCTCCTCGCGGTCGTCGCGTTCGCCTCCGGCAAGGTGCCGCTCGCGGTCGTCGCCGGCGGTGTCATGGTGGCGCTCTGGGCCACCGGCGTGCTCGAGCTGGGGCAGGTGCTCGCGGGGTTCGCCGAGCCGACCGTGCTGCTCATCGCGTGCCTCTTCATCGTGAGCGAGGCCCTCGACGCGACCGGGGTGACCGCATGGGTGGGTCAGCTGGTGATCTCACGCGCGGGCACCGCGCGCCGGCCGCTCACGCTCGTGATCGCCCTCATCGTCGCCGTGCTGACGGCGTTCATCAGCATCAACGGCGCCGTCGCCGCGCTCGTGCCCGTCGTCGTGGTGGTCGCGAGTCGCGCCGGGATCGTGCCGTCGAAGCTGCTGCTGCCGGTCGCGTTCGCGGCGAGCGCCGGGTCGCTGCTCACCCTCACGGGCACCCCGGTCAACCTGCTCGTGTCGGAGCTCGCGGTCGCCGCGGGCGGCAGGCCCTTCGGCTTCTTCGAGTTCGCGCTCGTCGGCCTTCCGCTCGTCGTCTGCACGGCGGCGATCGTCGCGCTCGGCGGCGGACGGCTGCTGCCCGTGCGGCAGCCGGACCGCCTCGGCGTGCCGCGCGACGCACGGGCGACCGCGAAGACGCTGCGCGAGTCGTACCAGCTCGAGCTCGAGCGCCCGCTCATCGGGGTGCGCGAGGGGGTCGTCGAGGTGATGATCGCGCCGCGGTCGACCCTCATCGGCCGCGAGATCATCGCCGGCATGCGCACCCGCGACGAGGACCTCGTGATCCTCGCGATCCGCCACGCCAACCCCGACGGCACCGAGGAGTCGCGGCCCAACGCCGACGGCACGACCACCCTGCGGGCGGGCGATGCCGTGCTCGTGCAGGGCCCGTGGGATGCGCTCGAGCGGTACGCGCGCTCGGCCGACGTCATCGCGGTGACGCCGCCCCAGGAGCTGCGTCGGGCGGTGCCGCTGGGGGCCGGCGCGAAGCGTTCGCTCGGGGTGCTCGCCGCCCTCGTGCTGCTGCTCGCGACCGCGATCGTGCCGCCCGTGATCGCGGGACTGCTCGCCGTGATGGCCCTCATCGTCGCGCGCGTGCTCTCGCCCGCACAGGCGTTCCGGGCCGTCTCGTGGACGACGATCGTGCTCATCGCCGGCATGGTGCCGCTGTCGACCGCGTTCGTCACGACGGGCGCGGCCGGGGGCGTGGCGGATGCCGTGCTCGGCTTCATCGGGTCGGGGTCGCCGCACCTCGCGCTGCTCGTGCTGGGCGTCATCACCCTCGTGCTCGGCCAGTTCATCTCGAACGTGGCGACGGTGCTCGTGGTCGCCCCGATCTCGATCGCCCTCGCCCAGTCGATGCAGGTGAGCGTGCAGCCGTTCATGATGGCGCTCACCGTGGTCGGCGCCGCCTCGTTCCTCACCCCGCTCGCGACGCCCGCGAACCTCATGGTCATGCAGCCCGCCGGCTACCGCTTCGGCGACTACTGGCGCCTCGGGCTGCCCCTCGCGCTGCTCTTCCTCGCGGTCTCGGTGCTCTACGTGCCGCTCATCTGGCCGTTCGAGCCCTGAGCTTTCCGTTCGGGAGGATGACACGCCGCTCAGCACCCCACCTCGGCGCTCGAGGCGGCGTGTCGTCCTCCCGAACGAAGGGGAGGCGAGCGCTACTCCGGGGCGTGCGCCTCGAGGAACTCGTACACCTCGGTCAGGTCGACGCCCGTGAAGGTGCCGGTCGGCATCGCCGCGAGGAGCGACGAGTGCAGGCGCGCGCTCGGCCACGCCGCGTCCTCCCAGCGGGCCGCGAGCGCATCCGGCGGCCGCCGGCAGCACGCCGGGTCGGGGCAGGTCGACGCGCGGCGCACCGGGGTGTCGCGCCCGCGGAACCACTTGACGTTCACGAACGGCGTGCCCACGCTCACCGAGAACGAGCCGTTGCCGGTCGACTGGATGCTCGAGGTGCACCAGTAGGTGCCGTTGGGCTTGTCGGTGTACTGGTGGTACGGGCTGAAGCGGTCCTCCACGTCGAACACCTGACGGGCCGACCAGTAGCGGCACACCACCTGCCCCTCCACCGCGCCCAGCGCATCCGTCGGGAACAGCGCGCCGTCGTTCTCGTAGGCCTTCGAGATCGCGCCCGACTCGTGCACCTTGAGGAAGTGCACGGGGATGTCGAGGTGCCGGGTCGCGAGGTTCGTGAAGCGGTGCGCGGCCGTCTCGTAGCTCGTCGCGAAGGCGTCGCGCAGGTCCTCGACCGAGAGCTCGCGCTTCGCCTTCGCCGAGGTGAGGAAGTCGACCGCGCTCTGCTCGGGGATGAGCAGGGCGCCCGCGAGGTAGTTCGTCTCGACGCGCTGCCGCAGCAGCTCGGCGTAGTCGCGCGGCTCCTGCTTGCCGAGCACGTGGGCGGCGAGCGCCTGCAGCAGGGCGCTGCGCGGGTCGCCGCCCTGCCGCACCGGCAGGTAGATGCGCCCGTTCGCGTGGTCGGTGACGGATCGCGTGGTGCTCGGCAGGTCGGCCACGTAGTGCAGGGTGAAGCCGAGGTGGCGGGCGAGCTCGGAGGCGACGCGCTGGGAGAGCGGGCCGCCCTCGTGCCCGACGGCGGCGAGCAGCTCGGCGGCGGTGCGCTCGAGCTCGGGGAAGTGGTTGCCTGCCTTGCGCTGCTCGCGGCGCAGCTCGGCGTTGGCGCGGCGGGCCTCCTCGGGGGTGGCCGCGCGCTCGCGGTGCAGGCGGCCGAGCTCGTCGTGCAGCGCGAGGATCGTCTCGATCGCGTCGTCGCTGAGCGTCTTGCGGATCGGCACCGGGTCGAGGCCGAGGCTCTGGAACAGCGGCCCGCGGCCGGCGCGTTCGAGCGCGATCTCGAGGGCGGCGCGCCTGCTCGGCGGTTCCTGCTTGAGCAGTTCGTCGACACTCGTGTCGAGGATGCGGGCGAGCCGCTGCAGCTCGCCGAGCTTGAGCTCGCGCTTGCCGTTCTCGATGAGCGAGACCTGCGAGATGGCGCGGCCGAGCTGGGTCGCGAGGGCGTCGAGGGTCATGCCGCGGTCGAGGCGCAGCTGCCGGATGCGCCGACCGACGGTCAGGGAGTCGAGCACGTCCTCATCGTCGAACGTCGCGTCGGCTGCCGTGGTCATGCGTCGATCGTCGCATCCGCCGTTCTTCTGCTCAAGAGAAAAAGCTGAGAATTTCGGGCGGATTCTGTGGAGAAACCCGGATGCGGCGGGCGCACGATCGATCTACGCACCGCATCCCGCGGACCCGAATCGGAAGGAACCGACCATGAGCACGACCCCCGCCCGCCCCGGCGACCAGACCCAGACCGCAGCCGAGCTGGAGGCCGAGTGGGCCGCCGACCCGCGGTGGAGCGGCATCCGCCGCGACTACACCGCGGAGGACGTCGTCGCGCTGCGCGGGCCGGTCCGCGAGGAGGCGACGCTCGCCCGTCGTGGCGCCGAGCGGCTGTGGGAGTCGATCCTCGCCAACTCCGAGAACCCCGAGCACTGGATCGCCGCCCTGGGCGCCCTCACCGGCAACCAGGCCGTGCAGCAGGTGCGCGCGGGCCTCGAGGCCATCTACCTCTCCGGCTGGCAGGTCGCCGCCGACGCGAACCTCTCCGGCCAGACCTACCCCGACCAGAGCCTCTACCCGGCCAACTCGGTGCCGGCCGTCGTGCGCCGAATCAACAACGCGCTGCAGCGCGCCGCGCAGATCGAGTTCGCCGAGACCGGCGAGACGAGCCGCGACTGGATGGCGCCGATCGTCGCGGATGCCGAGGCCGGCTTCGGCGGCCCGCTCAACGCCTACGAGCTCATGCACCAGATGATCCAGGCGGGCGCGGCGGGCGTGCACTGGGAGGACCAGCTGGCCTCCGAGAAGAAGTGCGGCCACATGGGCGGCAAGGTGCTCGTGCCCACCAGCCAGCACATCCGCACCCTCAACGCGGCCCGGCTCGCGGCCGACGTCGCGGGCACCCCGACCGTCATCATCGC encodes:
- a CDS encoding aldo/keto reductase translates to MTELAGLEVGEQGFGGMALAEVYGPTDEASALATLHHALDAGIRLIDTADVYGAGSNERLVGRVLRERRDEVVLATKFGFLRDPAPGGPRFRGDPAYVREAVQGSLGRLGVERIELYYYHRVDPRVPIEETVGALAELVAEGVVERIGLSEVTAAELERAHAVHPITAVQSEWSIWSRDVETAVIPTAARLGVGFVAYSPLGRGFLVSPVTQLPEGDLRRNFPRFDAERLAANAPIGETVRAVAEAEGITPAQLALAWLGEQGRALGVDVVPIPSTRRPERIDENLAASGIRLSAAALAALEPLGARVAGDRARHVGDISQGRERTEAAG
- a CDS encoding helix-turn-helix transcriptional regulator, giving the protein MTTAADATFDDEDVLDSLTVGRRIRQLRLDRGMTLDALATQLGRAISQVSLIENGKRELKLGELQRLARILDTSVDELLKQEPPSRRAALEIALERAGRGPLFQSLGLDPVPIRKTLSDDAIETILALHDELGRLHRERAATPEEARRANAELRREQRKAGNHFPELERTAAELLAAVGHEGGPLSQRVASELARHLGFTLHYVADLPSTTRSVTDHANGRIYLPVRQGGDPRSALLQALAAHVLGKQEPRDYAELLRQRVETNYLAGALLIPEQSAVDFLTSAKAKRELSVEDLRDAFATSYETAAHRFTNLATRHLDIPVHFLKVHESGAISKAYENDGALFPTDALGAVEGQVVCRYWSARQVFDVEDRFSPYHQYTDKPNGTYWCTSSIQSTGNGSFSVSVGTPFVNVKWFRGRDTPVRRASTCPDPACCRRPPDALAARWEDAAWPSARLHSSLLAAMPTGTFTGVDLTEVYEFLEAHAPE
- a CDS encoding methionine ABC transporter permease, which translates into the protein MREFDLEAFLPRFWKALGETLVMTGVSFAAAAVIGILLALWLYASRPGNLLENRVVYAVLNFVINLVRPVPFLIVAIALVGVTRLVFGTGFGPLAATLPLTIVASVAIARVIETNLVAVDAGAVEAGAAMGASPVRVLFTIVIPESLGPMILGLTYIVVALVDATAVAGTLGGGGLGYLALNYGWARFDYTVIWIVVIALVVLVQGLQAIGNRIARSVMH
- the aceA gene encoding isocitrate lyase is translated as MSTTPARPGDQTQTAAELEAEWAADPRWSGIRRDYTAEDVVALRGPVREEATLARRGAERLWESILANSENPEHWIAALGALTGNQAVQQVRAGLEAIYLSGWQVAADANLSGQTYPDQSLYPANSVPAVVRRINNALQRAAQIEFAETGETSRDWMAPIVADAEAGFGGPLNAYELMHQMIQAGAAGVHWEDQLASEKKCGHMGGKVLVPTSQHIRTLNAARLAADVAGTPTVIIARTDALAATLLTSDHDERDREFLTGTRTAEGFYEVQNGIGPVIARGHAYAPYADLLWVESAEPDLELARAFAESIHSEFPEQKLSYNCSPSFNWKRHLDDDQIAKFQRELSAMGYAFQFITLAGFHSLNHGMFELAKDYSARHMTAYVELQEAEFASEKSGYTATKHQREVGTGYFDRIATALNPDSATLALVGSTESDQFH
- a CDS encoding SLC13 family permease, translating into MEPLDPVIATVVILLLAVVAFASGKVPLAVVAGGVMVALWATGVLELGQVLAGFAEPTVLLIACLFIVSEALDATGVTAWVGQLVISRAGTARRPLTLVIALIVAVLTAFISINGAVAALVPVVVVVASRAGIVPSKLLLPVAFAASAGSLLTLTGTPVNLLVSELAVAAGGRPFGFFEFALVGLPLVVCTAAIVALGGGRLLPVRQPDRLGVPRDARATAKTLRESYQLELERPLIGVREGVVEVMIAPRSTLIGREIIAGMRTRDEDLVILAIRHANPDGTEESRPNADGTTTLRAGDAVLVQGPWDALERYARSADVIAVTPPQELRRAVPLGAGAKRSLGVLAALVLLLATAIVPPVIAGLLAVMALIVARVLSPAQAFRAVSWTTIVLIAGMVPLSTAFVTTGAAGGVADAVLGFIGSGSPHLALLVLGVITLVLGQFISNVATVLVVAPISIALAQSMQVSVQPFMMALTVVGAASFLTPLATPANLMVMQPAGYRFGDYWRLGLPLALLFLAVSVLYVPLIWPFEP
- a CDS encoding acyl-CoA dehydrogenase family protein — protein: MSGLVARFAPVFDEVGAEAVAREHERRLPYAEVERLREAGFTRVTLPREHGGDAADHAELFELLAELARRDPNLAQLFRSHFSFIDRTLHAPASATREARLALLADGAIHGNATFEKGTAKVGGYDTRLTSDGDGLRLDGRKFYSTGTLFADLVSVLADREGTPVGVLVRTDAAGVARLDDWDGFGQRMTGSGTTVFEGVRVRDADVLERDDRPTHAGPFVQLVLLAVLAGIGRAVVDDGVRFVRARTRSYSHAVAALPREDPIVQETVGELSAASFAADAALAHAVAALRRSSAAILADAPDDEQRARVDDAELAMTRAQLVVIPNVLRAATELFEVGGASAVSTGLALDRHWRNARTVASHNPARFKARNVGDHLVNGTPVVSWWTNGES
- a CDS encoding methionine ABC transporter ATP-binding protein encodes the protein MTTAITFDQVSKSFQTKGRTFEALRDVDLTIEAGEIYGIVGYSGAGKSTLLRTINALERPTSGRVLVGGREISSLTGPELYRARQRIGMIFQQFNLLRSRTVYRNVAYPLALAGVGKEETLDRVEELLDFVGLTDKALAYPSQLSGGQKQRVGIARALATRPDILISDEATSALDPQTTGEVLELLQRVNAEYGVTIVLVTHEIDVIRRIADKVAVMDAGRVVEHGAVYEVFSNPQNPTTQRFVSSVLHHVPSAETLAAIRAVHHGRIVQLHVENRESNDPFLSRVARAHGVDFNIVYGGVDELQSRLFGSLTVELLGDNASVDAALAELGETTSVREITDREAVHA
- a CDS encoding NtaA/DmoA family FMN-dependent monooxygenase (This protein belongs to a clade of FMN-dependent monooxygenases, within a broader family of flavin-dependent oxidoreductases, the luciferase-like monooxygenase (LMM) family, some of whose members use coenzyme F420 rather than FMN.), giving the protein MPEKKQLILNLFEMNTVSHITHGLWTLPGNNRHRFDDISYWLELAQLLEDGGFHGVFLADVVGAYDTFRGGFETAAREGLQLPSNDPLLVIPAMAAVTRHLGFGVTFSTSYEPPFTFARRMSTLDHLTRGRVGWNIVTSYLPNAARNFGLDDEIPHDRRYEIADEFLDVVYKLWEGSWDDDAIVADAARGVYADPAKVRYIDHVGENFRVAGPHLSAPSPQRTPVLYQATGSPAGIEFAGRHAELVFTGGRSAADFRANAARMREAAVRHGRDGSDLRFVVQAGVVVGRTEEEAADRWRLYQERTSIDGILAHSSFPIDLPALPPEQTIGAALDAAGVPHSAVPYLAPDTTVGEALATVRTSREGRYFVAGTPEVVADEIERWLDEDGVDGINLRQYHSFDTARDFAELVVPELRRRGRLAERPAEPRTLRETLFGAGPRLPDAHPARRYRGGAALEVPREALRFG
- a CDS encoding acyl-CoA dehydrogenase family protein, yielding MSAAFDEAAFEAFLDSIRTTAAERERERRLLGPQLAELRELGFTTLRVPAERGGDPVSLERLFALLIRLAAADPSLAHIQRGHLAFVESLRVQGADAPQLWWDRVLAGDFVGNAQSERQETARLETRISRDGDELRLSGTKYYTTGSIYADWIHLSALDGDERVGVTVSAHQDGVRSVDDWDGFGQPLTGSGTTTFDAARIDADDIVPPQTDAARWHHLGSVYQLTLLAVIAGIAQRALDDTVDFVRPRRRTFGFAGETLPREDPLVQLVVGELSVAAATARRLVLSVAAELGRATDGEVDAGELQELQLEVFRLQEVVPALVLDATTRLFEVGGASAVGAGPALDRHWRNVRTIASHNPVIQRTRAVGQWELNGTLPDWKAPGA